The proteins below are encoded in one region of Anguilla anguilla isolate fAngAng1 chromosome 3, fAngAng1.pri, whole genome shotgun sequence:
- the egr1 gene encoding early growth response protein 1, producing MAAAKTEMLLPALQISDPLSFPHSPMDSYPKLEEMMILNSGASFLAASAAEGSAFGTGEAGDQFEHLAGDTLPEISLNCEKPLAEQSYPTQRLPPISYTGRFTLEPANCSNSLWAEPLFSLVSGLVGMNPPTTTSAPSSSAAPTSSSSSSSVTSSSSSSSSTSAPSQSSSLACSVHHSEPNPIYSAAPTYSSASPDLFPEQGGQSFPSPAGGALQYPPPSYGNSKPCPSSFPVPMIPDYLFTQAQSEIGLVPIDQKPFQTQGGQQPSLTPLSTIKAFATQTGSQDLKGVYQSQLVRPARMRKYPNRPSKTPPHERPYACPVETCDRRFSRSDELTRHIRIHTGQKPFQCRICMRNFSRSDHLTTHIRTHTGEKPFACDVCGRKFARSDERKRHTKIHLRQKDKKAEKVAAAAAAAAAVGGPVPVSAPSPASSYPSPVSSYPSPVPSCYSSPVHASYPSPSIATTYPSVSSTFQTQVATTFPSSLATNIYSSPVATPLSELQSTLSPRTIEIC from the exons ATGGCTGCAGCCAAGACAGAGATGCTCCTGCCAGCCCTGCAGATCTCCGACCCCCTCAGcttcccccactcccccatggACAGCTACCCCAAGCTGGAGGAGATGATGATCCTCAACTCGGGCGCCTCCTTCCTGGCCGCCTCGGCCGCAGAGGGCTCCGCGTTCGGGACGGGGGAGGCTGGAGACCAGTTCGAGCACCTTGCGGGAG ACACTTTGCCCGAGATCTCCCTGAACTGCGAGAAGCCGTTGGCCGAGCAGAGCTACCCCACGCAGCGGCTCCCTCCCATCTCCTACACGGGCCGCTTCACCCTGGAGCCCGCCAACTGCAGCAACAGCCTGTGGGCGGAGCCACTGTTCAGCCTGGTCAGCGGGCTGGTGGGGatgaacccccccaccaccacgtCCGCGCCGTCCTCCTCCGCTGCCccgaccagctcctcctcctcttcctcggtcACCTCGtcttcctcgtcttcctcctccacctccgcccCGTCCCAGAGCTCCAGCCTCGCCTGCTCGGTCCACCACAGCGAGCCCAACCCCATCTACTCCGCCGCCCCCACCTACTCCAGCGCCAGCCCCGACCTCTTCCCCGAGCAGGGGGGCCAGTCCTTCCCCAGCCCTGCGGGGGGCGCCCTCCAGTACCCGCCCCCCAGCTACGGCAACAGCAAGCCCTGCCCCTCCAGCTTCCCCGTGCCCATGATCCCAGACTACCTCTTCACCCAGGCGCAGAGCGAAATCGGCCTGGTGCCCATCGACCAGAAGCCCTTCCAGACGCAGGGGGGCCAGCagccctccctcacccccctgtcCACCATCAAGGCCTTCGCCACCCAGACGGGGTCCCAGGACCTGAAGGGTGTGTACCAGTCCCAGCTGGTCCGGCCCGCCCGGATGCGCAAGTATCCGAACCGGCCCAGCAAGACTCCGCCCCACGAGCGTCCCTACGCCTGCCCCGTGGAGACGTGTGACCGGCGCTTCTCCCGCTCGGACGAGCTCACGCGCCACATCCGCATCCACACGGGCCAGAAGCCCTTCCAGTGCCGCATCTGCATGCGCAACTTCAGCCGCAGCGACCACCTGACCACGCACATCCGCACGCACACCGGCGAGAAGCCCTTCGCCTGCGACGTCTGCGGCCGCAAGTTCGCCCGCAGCGACGAGCGCAAGCGCCACACCAAGATCCACCTGCGGCAGAAGGACAAGAAGGCCGAGAAGGTGGCggctgccgctgccgccgccgccgccgtgggGGGGCCCGTCCccgtctccgccccctcccccgcctccagCTACCCCTCCCCCGTCTCGTCCTACCCCTCCCCGGTCCCCTCGTGCTACTCCTCGCCCGTCCACGCCTcgtacccctccccctccatcgcCACCACCTACCCCTCCGTCTCCAGCACCTTCCAGACGCAGGTGGCCACCACCTTCCCCTCCTCGTTGGCCACGAACATTTATAGCTCGCCCGTGGCCACGCCCCTCTCAGAACTGCAGTCCACTCTCTCTCCGAGGACGATCGAGATCTGCTAA